In Streptomyces sp. NBC_01717, one DNA window encodes the following:
- a CDS encoding acyl-CoA dehydrogenase family protein codes for MTVTASPTGLRSEAPAPHPTHEVTNQAPPRTGLDEYGTNLPLAEAVRTFGAAWHEPELHEIGSLVGSTKFQTDAELAHTSPPVLRTHDRYGNRVDEVDFHPAYHEIIGAAVRHGAHTAAWADPKPGAAVARAASFMLFAQVEPGHACPMSMSHAVVPVLQRDPEVGQDWLPGLLSRSYDPRLIAPGSKSGLTFGMGMTEKQGGSDVRANTTRAVPVASDPDGRAHLLTGHKWFFSAPQSDAFLVLAQAAAGLTCFLVPRVLADGTRNTVRIQRLKNKLGNKSNASSEVEFDSTWAVRVGEPGRGVPTIIEMVNHTRLDCVLGTTAGMRQSVSEAIWHAEHRSAFGARLVDQPAMTAVLADLALETEAATWTSLRLAQAYETGSGESEAMFRRLATAVAKYWICKRGPHHAYEALECLGGNGYTEDWPLARRYREQPVMAVWEGSGNVIALDVLRGIARTPQSLDAFWAELETTAGANAVLDAHVRRVRRELTEDLRDPLAAQTRARATVEAMALALQSSLMLRHAPAPMAEAFVAARLGEDRGHQYGILPRGTDAGAIVERHFGEH; via the coding sequence ATGACCGTCACCGCATCCCCGACCGGCCTCCGGTCGGAGGCTCCCGCGCCGCACCCCACCCATGAGGTAACCAACCAGGCGCCGCCCCGGACCGGCCTCGACGAGTACGGCACCAATCTGCCGCTCGCCGAGGCGGTCCGGACGTTCGGCGCGGCATGGCACGAGCCGGAACTCCACGAGATCGGCAGCCTGGTCGGCTCCACGAAGTTCCAGACCGATGCGGAGCTCGCCCACACGTCCCCGCCCGTGCTGCGCACCCACGACCGGTACGGCAACCGGGTCGACGAGGTCGACTTCCACCCGGCGTACCACGAGATCATCGGCGCTGCCGTGCGTCATGGTGCCCACACCGCGGCGTGGGCCGACCCGAAGCCGGGTGCCGCGGTGGCCCGGGCGGCGTCCTTCATGCTGTTCGCCCAGGTCGAGCCGGGCCACGCCTGCCCGATGTCCATGTCGCACGCCGTGGTCCCGGTCCTGCAGCGCGACCCCGAAGTGGGCCAGGACTGGTTGCCGGGTCTGCTCAGCCGCTCCTACGATCCGCGGCTGATCGCCCCGGGCAGCAAGTCGGGGCTGACCTTCGGTATGGGGATGACGGAGAAGCAGGGCGGCTCCGACGTCCGCGCCAACACCACGCGCGCGGTCCCGGTCGCCTCCGACCCCGACGGCCGGGCCCATCTGCTGACCGGTCACAAGTGGTTCTTCTCGGCACCTCAGTCGGATGCCTTCCTGGTTCTGGCCCAGGCGGCGGCCGGGCTGACCTGCTTCCTCGTACCGCGCGTGCTGGCCGACGGCACCCGTAACACGGTCCGTATCCAGCGGCTGAAGAACAAGCTCGGCAACAAGTCGAACGCCTCCTCCGAGGTGGAGTTCGACTCCACGTGGGCGGTGCGGGTCGGCGAGCCGGGGCGTGGCGTTCCCACCATCATCGAGATGGTCAACCACACCCGCCTGGACTGTGTCCTGGGCACCACGGCGGGCATGCGCCAGTCGGTCTCCGAGGCGATCTGGCATGCGGAGCACCGCAGCGCCTTCGGTGCCCGGCTGGTGGACCAGCCGGCCATGACGGCGGTCCTCGCCGATCTGGCCCTGGAGACGGAGGCCGCGACCTGGACCTCGCTGCGGCTCGCCCAGGCGTACGAGACGGGCAGCGGCGAGTCCGAGGCGATGTTCCGCCGGCTGGCCACGGCGGTGGCCAAGTACTGGATCTGCAAGCGCGGCCCGCACCACGCCTACGAGGCGCTGGAGTGCCTGGGCGGCAACGGCTACACCGAGGACTGGCCTCTGGCCCGCCGCTACCGCGAACAGCCGGTGATGGCCGTGTGGGAGGGCTCCGGCAACGTCATCGCCCTCGATGTACTGCGCGGCATCGCCAGGACCCCGCAGTCGCTGGACGCCTTCTGGGCCGAACTGGAGACCACCGCCGGTGCCAATGCCGTACTCGACGCGCATGTGCGCCGGGTACGTCGCGAGCTGACCGAGGACCTGCGCGATCCCCTTGCCGCACAGACACGCGCCCGGGCGACGGTCGAGGCCATGGCGCTGGCCCTGCAGTCCTCGCTGATGCTGCGGCACGCTCCGGCGCCCATGGCGGAGGCGTTCGTCGCCGCCCGCCTGGGCGAGGACCGTGGTCACCAGTACGGCATCCTGCCGCGAGGCACGGACGCCGGCGCGATCGTGGAGCGGCACTTCGGCGAACACTGA
- a CDS encoding DUF6629 family protein codes for MCWSATADLVAGTGIAAIGVVCVVRTSRSRDLPLAALPLLLGAHQIIESFVWRSDGGAGPATVAWAVIALPLLALWVPSAVLIAAPPRARRRLLLPVVTGAATAASLAYRLATRPVTAEIRGHTLGYVLDLPHPELLVAGYLVATVGSLLLAGDRLLRLLGFLVAVGAAICAALWRLEFISTWCAFAAVCSVVLLGWTHRRPVTARTSMPD; via the coding sequence ATGTGCTGGAGTGCGACTGCCGATCTGGTGGCCGGTACCGGCATCGCCGCGATCGGAGTGGTCTGTGTCGTGCGCACCAGCCGGTCCCGCGATCTGCCGCTCGCGGCGCTGCCGCTGCTTCTCGGCGCCCATCAGATCATCGAGTCGTTCGTCTGGCGCTCCGACGGCGGCGCCGGCCCCGCCACGGTGGCCTGGGCCGTCATCGCCCTTCCGCTGCTGGCGCTCTGGGTGCCGTCGGCCGTGCTGATCGCCGCGCCGCCGCGGGCTCGGCGCCGGCTGTTGCTCCCCGTCGTGACCGGCGCCGCGACCGCCGCCTCCCTCGCGTACCGTCTGGCCACCCGTCCTGTGACCGCAGAGATCCGTGGCCACACCCTCGGCTACGTCCTCGACCTTCCGCACCCCGAACTGCTGGTCGCGGGCTACCTCGTGGCCACGGTCGGTTCCCTACTGCTCGCCGGTGACCGTCTGCTGCGGCTCCTCGGTTTCCTCGTCGCCGTCGGGGCCGCGATCTGCGCGGCGCTGTGGCGTCTGGAGTTCATCTCCACCTGGTGCGCGTTCGCCGCGGTGTGCTCGGTGGTCCTGCTCGGCTGGACGCACCGTCGGCCGGTGACCGCGCGGACGTCGATGCCGGATTGA
- a CDS encoding SpoIIE family protein phosphatase: protein MSDAGAPVPASMKDDGLDAALLDRLFTQSVVGLHVLDPQLRVVRISSLANADLTEQVIGRHFTDAYHLDRPDAAGKLLQRVLDTGEPVHDRLVHGRIKSTPGPNLSYTVTVFRLNDKQGRILALLAAVVDVTEREKARTRAMYRARLLKGVGRSLDVATTCQALVEAAVPGFADFAVVEVLDDVLRGADPPMGPLRPDVPLRRAALRGVSRAALRGIEGVGGQNGLVGDTRRLPTHTPFALAVSDLQPRIVALDADTPWLAADPQTARVIRALEAHSLMVVPLKLHGAVLGLVSLYRCPGSDPYDENDITLAQSAAVHVALSIDNARRYERDHVIASTVQRRLLPPGSGAGVAVDTAHVLLPGRNSGCWFDTIRLSGARTALVVGDVAGHGLQTAIIMGQLRTVILSLAGLDLEPDEVLARLNDAADRLADERAALPPGDSLHRESLRASCIYGVYDPFTRTCTVARAGHPAPIVIAPDGSAPAVDIPEGPSLFTADSAPFATATLELREGSILAFATGALLSDDASATRIRSALARPDRTLQELCDGVVYTLPGDSVPDGAAILLARTGTVPPDHVATWELAHDRTTPAIARTLVRDRLVGWELDDKTVQATELIVSELVTNAVRYGTPPLQLRLILDRFLTCEVHDSSPVAPHLRHARTVDEGGRGLFIVSQLATHWGTRYGRHGKALWTEQEVPGPE from the coding sequence GTGTCGGACGCAGGTGCACCGGTCCCCGCGTCCATGAAGGATGACGGTCTGGACGCGGCGCTCCTCGACAGACTGTTCACCCAGTCCGTGGTGGGCCTTCATGTACTGGATCCGCAGCTGCGGGTGGTAAGGATCAGCTCTCTGGCCAATGCCGACCTCACCGAGCAGGTGATCGGGCGCCACTTCACCGATGCCTACCATCTCGACCGGCCGGATGCCGCCGGGAAGCTGCTGCAACGCGTACTGGACACGGGTGAGCCGGTGCACGATCGGCTGGTCCACGGCCGTATCAAGAGCACGCCGGGTCCGAACCTCAGCTATACGGTCACCGTCTTCCGGCTGAACGACAAACAGGGGCGGATCCTCGCACTGCTCGCCGCCGTCGTCGATGTCACCGAACGCGAAAAGGCCCGCACCCGTGCGATGTACCGGGCCAGGTTGCTCAAGGGCGTAGGCAGGTCCCTCGATGTGGCGACCACCTGCCAGGCGCTCGTCGAGGCCGCCGTGCCGGGGTTCGCCGACTTCGCCGTGGTCGAGGTGCTGGACGATGTGCTGCGCGGTGCAGATCCTCCGATGGGGCCGCTGAGGCCGGACGTCCCGCTGCGCCGGGCCGCCCTGCGCGGCGTCAGCCGGGCCGCCCTACGCGGTATCGAGGGCGTCGGCGGTCAGAACGGGCTCGTCGGTGACACGCGCCGGCTGCCCACCCATACCCCGTTCGCCCTGGCGGTGTCGGACCTGCAGCCCCGGATTGTCGCACTCGACGCGGACACCCCGTGGCTCGCCGCGGATCCGCAGACCGCCCGGGTGATCCGGGCACTCGAGGCCCATTCGCTGATGGTGGTCCCGCTGAAGCTGCACGGCGCGGTCCTCGGGCTGGTGAGCCTGTACCGATGCCCGGGATCGGATCCGTACGACGAGAACGACATCACGCTCGCGCAGTCGGCGGCCGTGCACGTCGCGCTGAGCATCGACAACGCGCGCCGGTACGAGCGCGACCATGTGATCGCGTCGACGGTCCAGCGCAGGCTGCTTCCGCCGGGCAGCGGCGCCGGGGTCGCCGTCGACACCGCGCATGTCCTGCTGCCCGGACGCAACAGCGGATGCTGGTTCGACACCATCAGGCTGTCCGGCGCCCGCACCGCTCTGGTCGTCGGCGACGTAGCGGGCCACGGACTCCAAACGGCCATCATCATGGGGCAGTTGCGTACGGTCATCCTGTCTCTGGCCGGTCTCGATCTCGAGCCGGACGAGGTCCTGGCCCGGCTGAACGACGCGGCGGACCGCCTCGCCGACGAACGCGCTGCACTGCCGCCAGGCGACTCGCTGCACCGGGAGTCGCTCAGGGCGTCCTGCATCTACGGGGTCTACGACCCGTTCACCCGCACCTGTACGGTCGCCCGTGCGGGGCATCCCGCGCCGATCGTCATCGCACCCGACGGCAGCGCGCCCGCCGTCGACATACCCGAGGGGCCCTCGCTCTTCACCGCCGACAGCGCTCCGTTCGCCACCGCCACCCTCGAGCTCCGTGAGGGCAGCATCCTGGCATTCGCCACCGGCGCCCTGCTGTCGGACGACGCGTCCGCCACCCGGATACGGAGCGCGCTCGCGCGCCCCGACCGCACTCTGCAGGAACTGTGCGACGGCGTCGTCTACACCCTGCCGGGCGACAGCGTCCCCGACGGTGCGGCCATCCTCCTCGCGCGTACCGGCACCGTGCCGCCCGACCACGTCGCCACGTGGGAACTGGCCCACGACCGGACGACCCCCGCCATCGCGCGTACCCTCGTGCGCGACCGGCTCGTCGGCTGGGAGCTCGACGACAAGACAGTCCAGGCGACCGAACTCATCGTGAGCGAACTGGTGACCAACGCCGTCCGGTACGGCACCCCGCCCTTGCAGTTGCGGCTCATCCTGGACCGGTTCCTGACCTGCGAGGTCCACGACAGCAGCCCGGTGGCACCACATCTGCGCCATGCCCGGACCGTCGACGAGGGCGGGCGCGGGCTGTTCATCGTCTCCCAGCTCGCCACCCACTGGGGCACCCGGTACGGCCGGCACGGCAAGGCGCTCTGGACCGAGCAGGAGGTCCCCGGCCCCGAGTGA
- a CDS encoding XdhC family protein codes for MREILPALSRWYASGEPFGLATVVAVTRSAPRGPGAAMAVGPGDEVVGSVSGGCVEGAVFDLATEVVETGRAQLRTFGYSDEDAFAVGLTCGGEITLLVRPVSAATDPSFGEVAASVAEHRPVVLATVTDGPARRGAALAVWTDTVSGSLGNSGLDAAVTADARGELAQGATGLRHYGPRGERREDDVTVFLHSFAPPPRMLVFGAIDFAAAVARIGAFLGYLVTVCDARPVFADPRRFPDGAEVVVDWPHRYLRSTDTDERTVMCVLTHDPKFDVPLLEVALRSPAAYIGVMGSRRTHEDRLARLRETGLGETELARLRSPIGLDLGARTPEEVAVSIAAEIVALRWGGTGAPLADTTGTIHRPRPKSV; via the coding sequence ATGCGTGAGATCCTCCCGGCGCTGAGCCGCTGGTACGCCTCCGGAGAGCCGTTCGGGCTCGCCACCGTCGTCGCGGTCACCCGAAGCGCACCCCGCGGCCCCGGCGCGGCGATGGCCGTGGGCCCCGGTGACGAAGTCGTGGGCAGCGTCTCCGGCGGCTGCGTCGAAGGAGCCGTCTTCGACCTGGCCACGGAGGTCGTCGAGACCGGCCGGGCACAGCTGCGAACTTTCGGCTACAGCGACGAGGACGCGTTCGCCGTCGGGCTCACCTGCGGCGGTGAGATCACCCTTCTCGTACGCCCCGTGTCGGCCGCGACCGACCCCTCGTTCGGCGAGGTCGCCGCGTCGGTCGCCGAACACCGTCCGGTGGTGTTGGCCACCGTGACCGACGGCCCTGCCCGGCGCGGCGCCGCGCTCGCCGTATGGACGGACACCGTGTCCGGTTCGCTCGGAAACAGCGGCCTCGACGCGGCTGTCACCGCCGACGCACGGGGCGAGCTGGCCCAAGGGGCAACGGGCCTGCGCCACTACGGTCCGCGCGGCGAGCGCCGTGAGGACGACGTCACCGTGTTCCTGCACTCGTTCGCCCCGCCCCCGCGCATGCTCGTCTTCGGTGCGATCGACTTCGCCGCCGCGGTCGCCCGGATCGGCGCGTTCCTGGGCTATCTGGTCACCGTCTGCGACGCACGGCCGGTCTTCGCCGACCCCCGGCGATTCCCGGACGGTGCGGAGGTGGTCGTCGACTGGCCGCACCGCTATCTGCGCTCCACGGACACCGACGAGCGGACTGTCATGTGTGTGCTCACGCACGACCCGAAGTTCGACGTCCCCTTGTTGGAGGTGGCCCTGCGCTCCCCGGCCGCGTACATCGGCGTGATGGGCAGCCGCCGGACTCACGAGGACCGTCTTGCACGGCTTCGGGAGACCGGCCTGGGCGAGACGGAACTGGCGAGACTGCGCTCGCCCATCGGCCTCGATCTCGGCGCCCGCACCCCCGAGGAGGTGGCCGTCTCGATCGCCGCGGAGATCGTCGCACTGCGCTGGGGCGGCACTGGCGCTCCCCTCGCCGACACCACCGGGACGATCCACCGGCCGCGACCGAAGTCCGTGTGA
- a CDS encoding PP2C family protein-serine/threonine phosphatase — protein MNRRRPRRSASAEELLTTLQQLTTQARHEVQLHQARVELAEALQQELLPVGLPSLPGLQSAARYSPARSGLDIGGDWYDGFPLPDGTLGFAIGDVQGHDVEAAAFMGQIRIGMRAIAATTADPGEIVGRTNDLLLSIDATLLATCTFVRFDPRAGELRTARAGHVAAVWATTDGRSGITQDVGGLPLGVAEEKYPVTRHRLTAPGAFVLVTDGVVEGPSFPIDEGLDAVVRLVAARASASAEALADEVMQTAERTGHQDDAAVLVLRHKGFPAGSG, from the coding sequence ATGAACCGGCGTCGTCCTCGCCGTTCCGCGAGTGCCGAGGAGTTGCTCACCACGCTGCAGCAGCTCACCACCCAGGCACGTCACGAGGTCCAGCTGCATCAGGCTCGGGTGGAGCTGGCCGAGGCGCTGCAGCAGGAGTTGCTTCCCGTCGGCCTGCCCTCGCTCCCGGGATTGCAGAGCGCCGCCCGCTACTCACCGGCCCGCAGCGGACTGGACATCGGTGGCGACTGGTACGACGGCTTTCCACTGCCGGACGGCACACTCGGATTCGCCATCGGGGACGTACAGGGGCATGACGTCGAGGCCGCCGCGTTCATGGGGCAGATCCGGATCGGCATGCGGGCGATCGCCGCCACCACCGCGGATCCGGGCGAGATCGTGGGCCGGACGAACGATCTGCTGCTGTCCATCGACGCCACTCTTTTGGCGACCTGCACGTTCGTCCGTTTCGACCCGCGCGCCGGGGAACTGCGCACGGCTCGGGCCGGACATGTGGCCGCCGTCTGGGCCACGACGGACGGGCGGTCGGGGATCACGCAGGACGTGGGCGGACTGCCGCTGGGTGTCGCGGAGGAGAAGTATCCGGTCACCCGGCACCGGCTGACCGCCCCGGGGGCGTTCGTGCTTGTCACGGACGGGGTCGTCGAAGGGCCCTCGTTCCCGATCGACGAAGGGCTGGACGCGGTGGTGCGGCTGGTGGCCGCCCGGGCCTCGGCATCGGCCGAGGCGCTGGCCGACGAGGTGATGCAGACGGCGGAGCGCACCGGTCACCAGGACGACGCGGCCGTCCTGGTCCTGCGCCACAAAGGCTTCCCCGCCGGCTCGGGGTGA
- a CDS encoding TetR/AcrR family transcriptional regulator, translated as MAYRPTARTEATRLAHRQRLLDAARQLLAEGGYAAASISALAERAQVATGSVYNHFASKQELLAAVFRHVAGHELTAVQDAVGAKSGAVEQLRALVEVFAFRALRTPRTAWALLAEPVDPLVEAERLTYRRGYHALAETVITAGIEAGELPAQNARLSAAAVIGAISEALLGPLSPVGERTDPEPVVAGIATLCLRAVGAVGT; from the coding sequence GTGGCCTACCGCCCCACCGCCCGCACCGAGGCGACCCGGCTCGCGCATCGCCAGCGGCTGCTGGACGCCGCACGACAGCTGCTGGCCGAGGGCGGATACGCCGCGGCCAGCATCTCCGCGCTCGCCGAGCGCGCCCAGGTCGCCACCGGCAGCGTCTACAACCACTTCGCCTCCAAGCAGGAGTTGCTGGCCGCGGTCTTCCGGCATGTCGCCGGCCATGAGCTCACCGCAGTACAGGATGCCGTGGGCGCGAAGAGCGGGGCGGTCGAGCAATTGCGGGCCCTGGTCGAGGTGTTCGCGTTCCGGGCACTGCGTACACCCCGTACGGCCTGGGCGCTGCTCGCCGAGCCGGTCGATCCGCTGGTCGAGGCGGAACGACTGACCTACCGGCGCGGCTATCACGCCCTCGCCGAAACGGTCATCACGGCCGGCATCGAGGCGGGTGAGCTGCCCGCGCAGAACGCCCGGCTGTCTGCCGCTGCGGTGATCGGAGCGATCAGCGAAGCGCTGCTCGGCCCGCTGTCCCCGGTGGGCGAGCGGACCGACCCGGAGCCGGTCGTGGCAGGTATCGCCACCCTCTGCCTCAGAGCCGTGGGAGCGGTCGGCACCTGA
- a CDS encoding GNAT family N-acetyltransferase encodes MRSSTRIRLIEPTDAAPIAAHRVRDVEAFRPWEPAQPADFFTPEGQAERIDSLLAGFRAGAIWPGVVLADDQVIGQVTVGGILPQPHLRRGSVGYWIASVAQNQGHAGHAVGLVLRVMADELGLHRAEASTNLENLPSQRVLRRNGFSPYGVAHSSIFLDGSWRDGLLWERVLGD; translated from the coding sequence ATGCGCAGCAGCACTAGGATCCGCCTGATCGAGCCCACCGACGCCGCCCCGATCGCTGCGCATCGGGTGCGGGACGTCGAGGCTTTCCGGCCGTGGGAACCGGCCCAGCCGGCCGACTTCTTCACCCCGGAGGGCCAGGCGGAACGGATAGACAGCCTGCTGGCCGGATTCCGGGCCGGCGCGATCTGGCCGGGCGTGGTGCTCGCCGACGACCAGGTGATCGGGCAGGTCACCGTCGGAGGCATCCTGCCGCAGCCGCACCTGCGCCGCGGCTCCGTCGGATACTGGATCGCCAGCGTCGCCCAGAATCAAGGGCATGCCGGGCACGCCGTCGGGCTTGTACTCCGGGTGATGGCGGACGAACTCGGGTTGCACCGCGCCGAGGCGTCCACCAATCTGGAGAATCTGCCGTCGCAGCGGGTGCTGCGCCGCAACGGGTTCAGCCCGTACGGCGTCGCGCACTCCTCGATCTTTCTCGACGGGAGCTGGCGGGACGGGCTGCTGTGGGAGCGGGTCCTCGGCGACTGA
- a CDS encoding pectate lyase, which translates to MRTENQHARRRGGRAAASFIAVVSLIAAALTTLFATGSATAAPAVGSYSLSNAGSGLCLEVPASATSDGVQLSQNTCTGAAQQTWRLTASGSGYTLAASHSGKCAGVRDASTSAGKAVEQQTCSGVSSQVWTLAPVSGNTYQVVNSNGGKCLNTKDSSTAVGAVVQQNSCDSVTSKRWTFTAAGSVPTDPPTTPPTTPPTTPPTTPGAPPAWPTANGSQAVTATIGVSGTYDGGLKRFYGSGDLGSGGQDEDQPAMFELADGATLQNVILGAPAADGVHCLGACTLKNVWWEDVGEDAATFLGSSSSLVRTIDGGGARLADDKVFQHNGAGTLIIKNFRVEDFGKLYRSCGNCSTMYGRHVQVQNVWVTSPGDSIVGINTNYGDTARFSGITIYDDADADIDICTKYKGVTSGEPTKIGTGADGTNCIYSPSDITYVD; encoded by the coding sequence GTGCGCACAGAGAATCAGCATGCCAGACGGCGGGGCGGCCGGGCAGCCGCCTCGTTCATCGCGGTCGTCTCACTGATCGCCGCGGCCCTCACAACGCTGTTCGCCACCGGCTCGGCCACGGCCGCACCGGCAGTGGGCTCGTACAGCCTGTCGAACGCAGGCAGCGGACTGTGTCTGGAGGTTCCGGCCTCCGCAACCTCCGACGGCGTCCAGCTCAGCCAGAACACCTGCACCGGCGCCGCCCAGCAGACATGGCGGCTCACGGCCTCCGGAAGCGGCTACACCCTGGCCGCCTCGCACAGCGGGAAGTGCGCCGGGGTGCGTGACGCCTCCACCAGTGCGGGCAAGGCGGTCGAGCAGCAGACCTGCAGCGGCGTATCCAGTCAGGTGTGGACGCTCGCTCCGGTCAGCGGCAACACCTACCAGGTCGTCAACAGCAACGGCGGCAAGTGCCTCAACACCAAGGACAGTTCGACCGCGGTCGGCGCCGTGGTCCAGCAGAACTCCTGCGACTCGGTGACCAGCAAGCGCTGGACCTTCACCGCGGCGGGCTCCGTCCCCACCGATCCGCCGACCACTCCCCCGACCACTCCGCCCACGACACCGCCCACCACCCCCGGGGCTCCGCCCGCCTGGCCCACCGCCAACGGAAGTCAGGCCGTGACGGCGACCATCGGGGTGTCCGGTACCTACGACGGCGGCCTGAAGCGCTTCTACGGCAGCGGTGACCTGGGCAGCGGCGGCCAGGACGAGGACCAGCCGGCCATGTTCGAGCTCGCGGACGGTGCCACGCTGCAGAACGTCATCCTCGGCGCCCCGGCCGCCGACGGTGTCCACTGCCTCGGCGCCTGCACGCTCAAGAATGTGTGGTGGGAGGACGTGGGTGAGGACGCCGCAACCTTCCTCGGCAGCTCCTCCTCGCTGGTCCGCACGATCGACGGCGGCGGCGCGAGGCTGGCGGACGACAAGGTGTTCCAGCACAACGGCGCCGGCACCCTGATCATCAAGAACTTCCGGGTCGAGGACTTCGGCAAGCTGTACCGCTCATGCGGCAACTGCTCCACGATGTACGGCCGACACGTTCAGGTCCAGAATGTCTGGGTCACCTCGCCGGGTGACAGCATCGTGGGCATCAACACCAACTACGGTGACACGGCCCGGTTCTCCGGCATCACGATCTATGACGACGCAGATGCCGACATCGACATCTGCACCAAGTACAAGGGTGTGACGAGCGGCGAGCCCACCAAGATCGGTACGGGGGCGGATGGCACCAACTGCATCTACTCCCCCTCGGACATCACCTACGTCGACTGA
- a CDS encoding DUF1876 domain-containing protein has product MTRTLEWNVHLDLSEENGTTKAEAVLDTGSEKLMGHGVARCNPQDVDIPTIGDELAASRAMKDVAGQLMRAADREMEAVGAGPTKGPLGKPYAWTDVAG; this is encoded by the coding sequence ATGACACGCACACTGGAGTGGAATGTCCACCTCGATCTCTCCGAGGAGAACGGTACGACCAAGGCCGAAGCCGTGCTGGACACCGGTTCCGAGAAGCTCATGGGTCATGGGGTCGCCCGCTGCAACCCGCAGGACGTGGACATCCCCACCATCGGTGACGAACTCGCGGCGAGCCGTGCCATGAAGGATGTCGCGGGCCAGCTGATGAGAGCGGCCGACCGCGAAATGGAGGCGGTGGGCGCCGGACCCACGAAGGGGCCCCTTGGCAAGCCGTACGCCTGGACGGATGTGGCGGGCTGA